In Xenorhabdus poinarii G6, the following are encoded in one genomic region:
- the tsaC gene encoding L-threonylcarbamoyladenylate synthase type 1 TsaC — protein MSHKIFPAFNVVITALKEEKVIAYPTEAVFGLGCDPDSEKAVQKLLALKNRPWEKGLILISDNYERLCPYIDDKQLSELQKATIFSFWPGPVTWVIPAKITTPKWLTGRFSTLAVRVTDHPLVKQLCSIYEKPLVSTSANLSGLEPCRSVEEVRQQFGDRIPILEGKVGERKNPSEIRDALTGKLYRQG, from the coding sequence ATGAGCCATAAAATCTTTCCAGCATTTAATGTTGTTATCACAGCCTTAAAAGAAGAAAAAGTTATTGCCTATCCGACTGAAGCTGTTTTTGGATTAGGATGTGATCCTGATAGTGAAAAAGCAGTGCAAAAGTTGTTGGCATTGAAAAATAGGCCTTGGGAGAAAGGATTAATTCTTATTTCTGATAATTATGAAAGGCTATGTCCTTATATTGATGATAAACAGCTAAGTGAGCTCCAGAAGGCAACCATATTCTCATTTTGGCCTGGTCCTGTTACATGGGTAATACCTGCGAAAATAACTACACCAAAATGGCTGACTGGTAGGTTTTCAACATTAGCTGTTCGAGTTACGGATCACCCTTTGGTTAAGCAACTCTGCTCTATATATGAAAAACCGCTTGTTTCTACCAGTGCGAATCTCAGTGGATTAGAACCTTGTCGTAGTGTAGAAGAGGTCAGGCAGCAATTTGGAGATCGTATCCCAATCTTAGAAGGAAAGGTTGGAGAGCGTAAGAACCCGTCAGAAATCAGGGATGCGTTAACTGGCAAACTATACCGGCAAGGCTAG
- a CDS encoding DNA topoisomerase family protein, protein MSKRVPFAIKETEHCPECGADLVIRNGVHGPFYACSSYPSCHYLRPLKAQAEGHIVKELDGQICPKCGFTLVLRQGRYGMFIGCSHYPECGHTELIDKPDDTSIHCPQCQKGKLLQRKSRFGKTFHSCSRYPACQFALNNKPISGECTFCHYPLLVEKRTSRGTKLFCANKLCSKQQVNEIETSNEP, encoded by the coding sequence ATGTCGAAGAGAGTTCCTTTTGCTATAAAAGAAACAGAGCATTGCCCTGAGTGTGGTGCTGATTTAGTGATCCGTAATGGAGTTCATGGGCCATTTTATGCGTGTTCCAGTTATCCATCTTGCCATTATCTTCGCCCCTTGAAAGCGCAGGCAGAAGGACATATTGTTAAAGAGTTGGATGGGCAAATCTGTCCAAAATGTGGCTTTACTCTAGTCTTACGCCAAGGACGTTATGGCATGTTTATTGGCTGTAGCCATTACCCTGAATGTGGGCATACAGAATTAATTGATAAACCTGACGATACGTCAATTCATTGCCCTCAATGTCAGAAAGGAAAATTACTTCAGCGCAAGTCCCGCTTTGGTAAAACATTTCATTCCTGTAGCCGCTATCCCGCGTGTCAGTTTGCACTCAACAATAAGCCTATCTCAGGTGAATGTACGTTTTGCCACTATCCATTGTTAGTAGAAAAGCGCACTTCCCGAGGCACAAAATTATTCTGTGCCAATAAGTTGTGTAGTAAGCAACAAGTTAATGAAATTGAGACATCAAATGAGCCATAA
- the dprA gene encoding DNA-protecting protein DprA — MEAMEMWLRMKMVSHLSVEKAMIVMEHLLQAKSCSTSLLKACGLSSAQCLQFTKANSSVLISALKWLEQPDHHLLTFSHPTYPLLLKQIHSPPLVLFVAGDVSVLSQRQISMVGSRAATFYGDKWGKMFASDLAKNNLVVTSGLAIGIDGICHQAALDSGGKTIAVLGSGLANIYPTRHKTLAANIKEHGALVSEFFPDTPPKAKHFPRRNRIISGLSLALLIVEAHKSSGSLITARCALEQGRDIFVLPGPLGTPANEGNHWLIKQGAYLVTNVMDIMEHISVAFQWANLEEKDQEKENRQFEQAELPFLDVLVNVSSEVTPIDVIAQRSSLPVTEVMTKLLELELMGKVAVVAGGYVRTG; from the coding sequence ATGGAAGCGATGGAAATGTGGTTAAGAATGAAAATGGTTTCTCATCTCTCAGTAGAGAAGGCCATGATTGTGATGGAGCACTTGTTGCAAGCGAAGAGTTGTAGCACATCTTTGCTTAAAGCGTGTGGCTTGTCATCTGCACAATGTCTGCAATTTACAAAAGCTAACTCTTCCGTATTGATTTCAGCTCTCAAGTGGTTAGAGCAACCTGATCATCATTTGCTGACTTTCTCTCATCCCACCTATCCGCTTTTATTAAAGCAAATACATTCTCCACCTCTTGTGCTTTTTGTTGCAGGTGACGTATCTGTCTTATCTCAAAGACAGATCTCAATGGTTGGTAGCAGAGCTGCGACCTTTTATGGTGATAAATGGGGGAAGATGTTCGCAAGCGATTTAGCTAAAAATAATCTGGTAGTGACGAGTGGATTAGCGATTGGTATTGATGGTATCTGTCATCAAGCAGCGTTAGATTCAGGGGGGAAAACAATTGCAGTACTTGGTAGTGGACTTGCAAATATCTACCCCACTAGGCATAAAACCTTGGCCGCGAATATTAAAGAACATGGCGCATTAGTTTCTGAGTTTTTTCCTGATACTCCTCCTAAAGCCAAACATTTTCCAAGAAGAAATCGGATCATTAGTGGGTTAAGTTTAGCTCTTCTCATTGTAGAAGCGCACAAAAGCAGTGGATCATTGATTACAGCTCGCTGTGCCCTTGAACAGGGCCGGGATATTTTTGTATTACCAGGACCATTGGGGACTCCCGCAAACGAAGGCAACCATTGGTTGATCAAACAGGGAGCTTATTTGGTAACGAATGTAATGGATATCATGGAACATATTAGTGTTGCCTTTCAATGGGCTAATCTCGAAGAAAAAGACCAGGAGAAAGAAAATAGGCAATTTGAACAAGCAGAGTTGCCATTTTTAGATGTGCTGGTTAACGTAAGTAGTGAAGTGACACCGATTGATGTGATCGCTCAGCGTTCTTCCCTGCCTGTTACGGAAGTCATGACCAAATTATTGGAGTTAGAACTGATGGGAAAAGTTGCTGTTGTTGCTGGTGGGTATGTTCGAACCGGTTAA
- the def gene encoding peptide deformylase, with translation MSVLQVLHYPDERLRIVAKPVKKVDAEIQRIIDDMFETMYAEEGIGLAATQVDIHQRIIVIDVSENRDQRLVLINPEVVNETGETGIEEGCLSVPEQRGFVSRFEQVKIKALDYHGLPLELEADGLLAICIQHEMDHLIGKLFVDYLSLLKRQRIRQKVEKIDRLRAKNK, from the coding sequence ATGTCAGTTTTACAAGTATTACATTATCCAGACGAGCGACTTCGCATAGTTGCCAAGCCAGTAAAAAAAGTCGATGCAGAAATCCAGCGTATCATTGATGATATGTTCGAAACAATGTATGCAGAGGAAGGAATAGGCTTAGCAGCAACGCAAGTTGATATACATCAGAGAATTATTGTCATTGATGTCTCTGAAAATCGAGATCAACGACTTGTTCTTATTAATCCTGAGGTCGTTAATGAAACGGGAGAAACAGGAATAGAAGAAGGTTGCTTATCTGTTCCTGAACAACGTGGATTTGTGTCACGTTTTGAACAAGTAAAGATTAAAGCTTTAGATTATCACGGTCTGCCATTGGAATTGGAAGCCGACGGGTTACTGGCAATTTGTATCCAGCATGAAATGGATCATTTGATCGGTAAACTTTTTGTTGATTATCTATCACTGTTAAAACGCCAACGTATCCGTCAGAAAGTTGAAAAAATTGATCGATTAAGAGCCAAAAACAAATAA
- the fmt gene encoding methionyl-tRNA formyltransferase, which yields MSDSLRIIFAGTPDFAARHLAALLNSQHQIVGVLTPPDKPAGRGKKLTPSPVKALAEEHDIPVFQPKTLRTEESQQWIMEQQADIMVVVAYGLILPQAVLDIPRLGCLNVHGSLLPRWRGAAPIQRSIWAGDQETGVTIMQMDKGLDTGDMLLKATCPITNEDTSASLYEKLANIGPEALLDTLSLITSGKCQPESQDDTFVTYAEKLSKDEAKVDWNLPATQIERCVRAFNPWPMSFFLINDQPVKIWRTEVIAEQTTQVPGTIINADKQGIQIATANGILNITHLQPPGKKAMSAADFLNSKHEWFSPGNKIN from the coding sequence GTGTCTGATTCTTTACGTATTATTTTTGCCGGAACCCCTGATTTCGCGGCTCGCCATCTGGCTGCTTTATTAAACTCTCAACATCAAATTGTTGGAGTACTCACTCCACCAGACAAACCGGCAGGAAGAGGTAAAAAACTGACACCAAGTCCTGTAAAGGCATTGGCTGAAGAGCATGATATTCCCGTTTTTCAGCCAAAGACCTTACGTACTGAAGAAAGCCAGCAATGGATCATGGAACAGCAGGCTGATATTATGGTTGTTGTTGCATATGGCTTAATTCTTCCTCAAGCAGTTTTAGATATACCTCGCTTGGGATGCCTGAATGTTCATGGTTCCTTGCTACCGCGCTGGCGCGGCGCGGCACCAATTCAGCGTTCCATTTGGGCTGGCGACCAGGAAACTGGCGTAACTATCATGCAGATGGACAAAGGGCTTGATACTGGCGATATGTTGCTAAAAGCAACTTGCCCTATTACAAATGAGGATACCAGTGCCAGCTTATATGAAAAACTTGCTAATATTGGCCCAGAAGCCTTACTCGACACTTTAAGTTTAATCACATCAGGAAAATGTCAGCCTGAAAGTCAGGATGACACTTTTGTGACTTACGCTGAAAAACTGAGTAAAGATGAAGCAAAAGTAGATTGGAATTTACCTGCAACCCAAATTGAGCGTTGTGTTCGTGCTTTCAATCCTTGGCCTATGAGTTTCTTCTTAATTAATGACCAACCAGTTAAAATCTGGCGAACAGAAGTCATTGCAGAGCAAACAACCCAAGTTCCCGGAACAATTATCAACGCGGATAAACAAGGTATCCAAATTGCAACTGCAAATGGAATATTAAATATTACCCACTTGCAACCCCCAGGTAAGAAAGCCATGTCAGCCGCCGACTTCTTAAACTCTAAACATGAGTGGTTTTCACCTGGCAACAAAATCAACTGA
- the rsmB gene encoding 16S rRNA (cytosine(967)-C(5))-methyltransferase RsmB, whose translation MKNIYNLRSIAAKAITQVLEQGQSLSTVLPEFQQKVSDKDKALLQEICFGVMRVLPQLEWFINQLMAKPLKGKQRIFHYLIMVGIYQLMHTRIPAHAILAETVNGATDLKRPQLKGVINGVLRQFQRQQQLLIEQSNNNIGQYLHPKWLLERIQKAYPQNWQAIVDTNNQKPPMWLRVNQLYHTANEYFALLKEANIEAELDIRQASAIRLLSPCPVSALPGFQQGWVTIQDRSAQGCAELLTPRDGESILDLCAAPGGKTTHILEIAPKSKVLAIDIDEQRIKRVKENLQRLNLNAVVKTGDGRLPHEWASGEQFDRILLDAPCSATGVIRRHPDIKWLRRNEDIEQLVILQAEILNAIWPYLKQNGTLVYATCSILPQENSEQIKAFLARHTDAVLSETGNSGTLGTQIIPEIAGGDGFFYARLTKQ comes from the coding sequence ATGAAAAATATATATAACCTGAGAAGCATCGCTGCGAAAGCAATTACTCAAGTGCTTGAGCAAGGGCAATCCCTCAGCACCGTACTACCTGAGTTCCAACAAAAAGTTTCTGATAAAGATAAAGCGCTGCTGCAAGAGATCTGTTTCGGTGTGATGAGGGTATTACCTCAGCTTGAGTGGTTTATCAATCAGCTCATGGCAAAGCCATTGAAGGGAAAACAACGTATTTTCCACTACTTAATCATGGTTGGTATATATCAGCTCATGCATACGCGTATACCTGCACATGCTATACTTGCCGAAACTGTCAATGGTGCAACTGACTTAAAACGACCACAGCTGAAAGGCGTAATCAATGGTGTCCTTCGCCAGTTTCAGCGCCAACAGCAATTATTAATAGAACAATCAAATAATAACATTGGTCAATACCTACATCCTAAATGGCTGCTAGAGCGAATTCAAAAAGCATATCCCCAAAATTGGCAAGCTATAGTAGATACCAACAACCAAAAACCACCTATGTGGTTGCGAGTTAATCAACTTTATCATACGGCCAACGAGTATTTTGCACTATTAAAAGAAGCCAATATAGAAGCAGAATTAGATATCAGACAGGCTAGTGCTATTCGTCTTCTTAGCCCTTGTCCAGTCAGTGCACTACCAGGATTCCAGCAAGGATGGGTAACCATTCAGGATCGCTCCGCTCAAGGATGTGCTGAACTATTAACTCCACGGGACGGGGAATCTATACTGGATCTCTGTGCTGCACCGGGTGGAAAAACCACACATATCCTTGAAATTGCACCAAAATCTAAGGTTCTCGCGATCGATATTGATGAACAACGAATTAAGCGAGTGAAAGAAAACTTACAACGACTTAATTTAAATGCAGTCGTCAAAACAGGTGATGGCCGCCTTCCCCATGAATGGGCTTCCGGTGAACAATTTGATCGTATCCTTCTTGATGCACCATGTTCTGCTACAGGCGTCATTCGCCGTCATCCTGACATCAAATGGTTACGCAGAAATGAAGATATTGAGCAATTAGTGATATTACAAGCAGAAATCCTTAATGCTATCTGGCCATACTTAAAACAAAATGGCACGCTAGTTTATGCTACCTGTTCAATTCTGCCTCAAGAAAATAGTGAGCAAATAAAAGCATTTTTGGCCCGTCACACCGATGCCGTATTATCAGAAACAGGCAATTCAGGCACTCTCGGAACTCAAATTATTCCAGAAATTGCAGGGGGTGATGGCTTCTTTTATGCCCGACTAACTAAGCAATGA